From Pseudomonas fluorescens, one genomic window encodes:
- the ccoG gene encoding cytochrome c oxidase accessory protein CcoG yields MSNQIPVHDVTPPAKNANNSVDLYASREKIYTRAFTGLFRNLRMMGGAGLFLLYFGTVWLNWGGHQAVWWNLPERKFFIFGATFWPQDFILLSGLLIIAAFGLFFITVYAGRVWCGYTCPQSVWTWIFMWCEKVTEGDRNQRIKLDKAPMSANKFLRKLSKHSLWLLIGFVTGMTFVGYFSPIRELVIEFFTGQADGWSYFWVGFFTLATYGNAGWLREQVCIYMCPYARFQSVMFDKDTLIVSYDPRRGEARGPRKKGVDYKAQGLGDCIDCTMCVQVCPTGIDIRDGLQIECIGCAACIDACDSIMDKMNYPRGLISYTTEHNLSGQKTHKLRPRLIGYALVLLAMITLLITAFFMRPLVGFDVSKDRVLYRENAEGRIENVYSLKVMNKDQRDHTYVLEAAGLPDLRLQGKREINVGAGEIFSMPVELSSSPEQLPSSTNEVKFILRDAEDDSVHVEAKSRFIGPQIR; encoded by the coding sequence ATGAGCAATCAGATTCCTGTACACGACGTCACTCCGCCCGCCAAGAACGCGAACAACAGCGTCGACCTCTACGCCTCCCGGGAAAAAATCTACACCCGCGCCTTCACCGGTCTGTTCCGCAATTTGCGGATGATGGGCGGCGCCGGCCTGTTCCTGCTGTACTTTGGCACGGTCTGGCTCAATTGGGGTGGCCACCAGGCCGTCTGGTGGAACCTGCCGGAACGCAAATTCTTCATTTTTGGCGCGACATTCTGGCCCCAGGATTTCATCCTGCTGTCCGGCCTGCTGATCATCGCCGCCTTCGGCCTGTTCTTTATTACCGTGTACGCCGGACGCGTCTGGTGCGGCTATACCTGCCCGCAGAGTGTCTGGACCTGGATCTTCATGTGGTGCGAAAAAGTCACCGAAGGTGATCGCAACCAACGCATCAAGCTCGACAAAGCGCCAATGAGCGCCAACAAATTCCTGCGTAAACTCAGCAAACACTCGCTGTGGCTATTGATCGGCTTTGTCACCGGCATGACCTTTGTCGGCTATTTTTCGCCGATCCGCGAACTGGTGATCGAGTTTTTCACCGGGCAAGCCGATGGCTGGTCGTATTTCTGGGTCGGTTTCTTCACCCTCGCCACCTATGGCAACGCCGGCTGGCTGCGTGAGCAAGTGTGCATCTACATGTGTCCGTATGCGCGCTTCCAGAGCGTGATGTTCGACAAGGACACCCTGATCGTCTCCTACGACCCGCGCCGTGGCGAAGCCCGTGGTCCACGCAAGAAAGGCGTGGACTACAAGGCCCAGGGCCTGGGCGACTGCATCGATTGCACCATGTGCGTCCAGGTCTGCCCTACCGGGATCGATATTCGTGACGGCCTGCAGATCGAATGCATCGGCTGCGCGGCCTGCATCGACGCCTGCGACAGCATCATGGACAAGATGAACTATCCACGCGGGTTGATCAGCTACACCACCGAGCACAACCTGTCCGGGCAAAAAACCCATAAACTGCGCCCGCGCCTGATTGGCTACGCCCTGGTCCTGCTGGCGATGATCACCCTGCTGATCACCGCGTTCTTCATGCGCCCGCTGGTGGGTTTCGACGTCAGCAAGGACCGCGTGCTGTATCGCGAGAACGCCGAGGGGCGAATCGAGAACGTCTACAGCCTGAAAGTCATGAACAAGGACCAGCGCGACCACACCTACGTCCTCGAAGCCGCCGGCCTGCCGGACCTGCGACTGCAGGGCAAGCGCGAGATCAACGTCGGTGCCGGTGAGATTTTCAGCATGCCGGTCGAGCTGTCCAGTTCACCAGAACAATTGCCGTCGAGCACCAACGAGGTGAAATTCATCCTCCGCGATGCCGAAGACGACAGCGTCCACGTTGAAGCCAAGAGCCGATTCATCGGCCCACAAATTCGTTGA
- the ccoS gene encoding cbb3-type cytochrome oxidase assembly protein CcoS translates to MPALYVMIPAALLIVAIAIYIFFWAVDSGQYDDLDGPAHSILFDDQDPNHKAAINEADGTPTPPANPQDKTPPHA, encoded by the coding sequence ATGCCAGCACTCTACGTGATGATCCCGGCGGCGCTGCTGATTGTCGCCATCGCCATCTACATCTTCTTCTGGGCCGTCGACAGCGGCCAGTACGACGACCTCGACGGTCCGGCCCACAGCATTCTGTTCGACGACCAGGATCCGAACCACAAGGCGGCGATCAACGAGGCCGACGGCACGCCAACGCCGCCAGCCAACCCCCAAGACAAGACACCTCCCCATGCTTGA
- the recR gene encoding recombination mediator RecR: MSFSPLIRQLIDALRTLPGVGQKTAQRMALQLLERDRSGGSRLASALSQAMEGVGHCRLCRTLTEDDLCPQCSDSRRDDSLLCVVEGPMDVYAVEQTGFRGRYFVLKGHLSPLDGLGPEAIGIPQLLARIEAAGTFTEVILATNPTVEGEATAHYIAQLLSNKGLITSRIAHGVPLGGELELVDGGTLAHSFAGRKPISL, translated from the coding sequence ATGAGCTTCAGCCCTTTGATTCGCCAACTGATCGACGCCCTGCGCACCTTGCCAGGCGTGGGTCAGAAAACCGCCCAGCGCATGGCGTTGCAACTGCTCGAGCGCGACCGCAGCGGTGGTTCAAGACTGGCTTCGGCCCTGAGCCAGGCGATGGAAGGAGTCGGGCATTGCCGCCTGTGCCGGACGCTGACCGAAGACGATCTGTGCCCGCAATGTTCAGACAGTCGACGCGACGACAGCCTGCTGTGTGTGGTGGAAGGCCCGATGGACGTCTATGCCGTCGAGCAGACCGGCTTTCGTGGTCGCTACTTCGTGCTCAAGGGGCATTTGTCGCCGCTTGACGGTCTGGGGCCGGAGGCCATCGGCATTCCGCAGCTGTTGGCGCGCATCGAAGCGGCCGGTACCTTTACAGAAGTCATCCTGGCCACCAACCCGACGGTGGAAGGCGAAGCCACGGCCCACTACATCGCCCAACTGCTCAGCAACAAGGGCCTGATCACCTCGCGTATCGCCCATGGCGTGCCCTTGGGTGGCGAACTGGAACTGGTGGACGGCGGCACCCTGGCGCATTCGTTTGCAGGGCGCAAACCGATTTCACTCTAA
- a CDS encoding heavy metal translocating P-type ATPase, giving the protein MTTPLPCYHCALPVPSGSRFTAVVLGESREFCCPGCQAVAEAIVAGGLDSYYQHRSEASANPDALPVQLVDELALYDRADVQQPFVRHEGDLAETTLLMEGISCAACGWLIEKHLRSLPAVAEARLNLSNHRLHVRWADSQLPLSQVLSELRHIGYAAHPYQADRASEQLASENRLALRQLGVAGLLWFQAMMATMATWPEFNIDLSPELHAILRWVALFLTTPIVFYSCAPFFKGAMRDLRTRHLTMDVSVSLAIGGAYLAGIWTSITGVGELYFDAVGMFALFLLAGRYLERRARERTAAATAQLVNLLPASCLRLGADGQAERILLSELRLGDRVLVHPGAILPADGKILEGQSSIDESLLTGEYLPQARARGDAVTAGTLNVEGALTVEVLALGQDTRLSAIVRLLDRAQAEKPRLAEIADKAAQWFLLLSLVAAAAIGLLWWQLDASRAFWIVLAMLVATCPCALSLATPTALTAATGTLHKLGLLLTRGHVLEGLNQIDTVIFDKTGTLTEGRLALRAIRPLADLDSDQCLALAAALENRSEHPIARAFGRAPLAADEVLSSPGLGLEGQVGTQRLRIGQPAFVCALSGCAVPAMPDEAGQWLLLGDSSGALAWLVLDDRLRADAPALLAACKARGWRTLLLSGDSSPMVASVAAELGIDEARGGLRPDDKLQVLQQLHQQGRKVLMLGDGVNDVPVLAAADISVAMGSATDLAKTSADAVLLSNRLDALVQAFSLARRTRRVIIENLLWAGLYNGLMLPFAALGWITPVWAAVGMSISSLTVVLNALRLTRLPKQVASTPTQTRALPA; this is encoded by the coding sequence ATGACCACCCCACTCCCCTGCTACCACTGCGCCCTGCCCGTCCCCTCCGGCAGCCGCTTCACCGCCGTCGTGCTCGGGGAGTCCCGCGAGTTCTGCTGCCCGGGTTGCCAGGCGGTGGCCGAAGCGATTGTCGCCGGCGGCCTGGACAGCTATTACCAGCACCGCAGCGAAGCCTCGGCCAATCCCGACGCCTTGCCAGTGCAACTGGTGGACGAACTGGCGCTGTACGATCGGGCCGATGTGCAGCAACCTTTCGTGCGTCATGAAGGCGACCTCGCCGAAACCACTTTATTGATGGAAGGTATCAGCTGCGCCGCCTGCGGCTGGTTGATCGAAAAACACTTGCGCAGCCTGCCCGCCGTGGCCGAGGCCCGGCTGAACCTGTCGAACCATCGCCTGCACGTGCGCTGGGCCGACAGCCAACTACCCCTGAGCCAGGTGCTCAGCGAACTGCGGCACATCGGCTACGCCGCCCACCCGTATCAGGCCGACCGCGCCAGCGAGCAATTGGCCAGCGAAAACCGCCTGGCCTTGCGTCAACTGGGAGTCGCCGGGCTGCTGTGGTTCCAGGCGATGATGGCAACCATGGCCACCTGGCCGGAATTCAACATCGACCTCAGCCCGGAACTGCACGCCATCCTGCGCTGGGTCGCGCTGTTTCTCACCACACCCATCGTGTTCTACAGTTGCGCGCCGTTCTTCAAGGGCGCCATGCGCGATCTGCGCACCCGCCACCTGACCATGGATGTATCGGTCTCACTGGCCATCGGCGGCGCGTACCTGGCCGGCATCTGGACCTCGATCACCGGGGTCGGAGAACTCTACTTCGACGCGGTCGGCATGTTTGCGCTGTTCCTGTTGGCCGGTCGCTACCTCGAACGTCGCGCCCGCGAGCGCACCGCCGCGGCCACCGCGCAACTGGTCAACCTGCTGCCAGCGTCCTGCCTGCGCCTGGGAGCCGATGGTCAAGCCGAGCGGATCCTCCTCAGTGAACTGCGCCTGGGTGATCGAGTGCTGGTCCATCCCGGCGCAATCCTGCCGGCGGACGGCAAGATTCTCGAGGGCCAATCAAGCATTGATGAGTCGCTGCTGACCGGCGAATACCTGCCACAAGCACGCGCCCGTGGCGATGCCGTGACCGCCGGCACGCTGAACGTCGAAGGCGCGTTGACCGTCGAAGTCCTCGCCCTGGGCCAAGACACCCGGCTGTCCGCCATCGTCCGCCTGCTGGACCGCGCCCAGGCGGAAAAACCGCGACTGGCGGAAATCGCCGACAAGGCAGCGCAGTGGTTCCTGTTACTGTCGCTGGTGGCCGCCGCTGCTATTGGCCTGCTGTGGTGGCAACTGGACGCCAGCCGCGCCTTCTGGATTGTTCTGGCGATGTTGGTCGCCACCTGCCCTTGCGCCCTGTCGCTGGCGACGCCGACCGCCCTGACCGCCGCCACCGGCACCCTGCACAAGCTCGGCCTGCTGCTGACCCGAGGCCATGTGCTCGAAGGCCTGAATCAGATCGACACAGTGATTTTCGACAAGACCGGCACGCTCACCGAGGGCCGCCTGGCGTTGCGTGCGATCAGGCCGCTGGCGGACCTCGACAGCGATCAGTGCCTGGCCCTCGCCGCCGCCCTGGAAAACCGCTCCGAACACCCGATTGCCCGCGCATTCGGTCGCGCTCCGCTGGCCGCCGACGAAGTCCTCAGCAGCCCCGGCCTGGGCCTTGAGGGTCAGGTCGGGACGCAACGCCTGCGCATTGGCCAGCCGGCCTTCGTCTGCGCCCTCAGCGGCTGCGCGGTGCCGGCAATGCCCGACGAGGCCGGCCAGTGGTTGCTCTTGGGCGATAGCAGTGGCGCCCTCGCCTGGCTGGTCCTCGACGATCGACTGCGGGCCGACGCGCCTGCCTTGCTCGCGGCCTGCAAGGCGCGGGGTTGGCGCACGCTGCTGCTGTCGGGCGACAGTTCGCCGATGGTCGCCAGTGTTGCCGCCGAGTTGGGCATAGACGAAGCCCGAGGCGGCCTGCGCCCGGACGACAAACTGCAGGTATTGCAGCAACTGCATCAACAGGGACGCAAAGTGTTGATGCTCGGTGACGGGGTCAACGACGTGCCGGTGCTCGCCGCCGCCGACATCAGCGTGGCCATGGGCTCGGCCACCGACCTGGCAAAAACCAGCGCCGATGCGGTGCTCTTGTCCAACCGCCTGGACGCGCTGGTACAGGCCTTCAGCCTGGCACGCCGGACCCGCCGGGTGATTATCGAGAACCTGCTGTGGGCCGGGCTGTACAATGGCCTGATGTTGCCGTTCGCCGCCCTCGGCTGGATCACTCCGGTGTGGGCCGCCGTCGGCATGTCCATCAGTTCGTTGACCGTGGTGCTCAATGCCTTGCGCCTGACCCGCCTGCCCAAGCAGGTTGCCAGCACCCCGACACAGACCCGCGCGTTGCCGGCCTGA
- a CDS encoding adenine phosphoribosyltransferase, translating into MLIDTFDIKSLIRPVIDFPKPGVIFRDITPLFQSPKALRLVMDSFAHRYVEAEFTHIGAMDARGFLIGSVLAYQLNKPLVLFRKQGKLPADVLAEGYQTEYGEAFLEVHADSLCEGDSVLMFDDLIATGGTLIAAANLARRMGAKIFEAAAIIDLPELGGSQRLEDMGIPTFCLTQFGLSEQ; encoded by the coding sequence ATGCTCATCGACACTTTCGACATCAAATCCCTGATCCGCCCCGTGATCGACTTCCCCAAACCAGGCGTGATTTTCCGTGACATCACCCCGTTGTTCCAGTCGCCCAAGGCCCTGCGCCTGGTGATGGACAGCTTTGCCCATCGTTATGTCGAAGCCGAGTTCACCCACATTGGCGCCATGGATGCCCGCGGCTTCCTGATCGGCTCAGTGCTCGCCTACCAGTTGAATAAACCCCTGGTGTTGTTCCGCAAGCAGGGCAAACTGCCAGCGGACGTGCTGGCCGAGGGTTACCAGACCGAGTACGGCGAAGCCTTCCTCGAAGTCCACGCCGACAGCCTGTGCGAAGGCGACTCGGTGCTGATGTTCGATGACCTGATCGCCACCGGCGGCACCCTGATCGCCGCCGCCAACCTGGCACGGCGCATGGGCGCGAAAATTTTCGAAGCGGCGGCGATCATCGACCTGCCGGAACTCGGCGGCTCGCAGCGCCTGGAAGACATGGGCATCCCGACCTTCTGCCTGACGCAGTTTGGGTTGTCCGAACAGTAG
- a CDS encoding acyl-CoA dehydrogenase family protein, which translates to MPAFQEYFDPSHECIRDSVRRFVEHEILPDIAQWEEAESFPRELYRKAGAAGILGIGYPEALGGSHEGDLFAKVAASEELMRCGSGGLVAGLGSLDIALPPIVKWARAQVRERVVPQVLSGEKISALAVTEPSGGSDVANLKTRAVRDGDHYRVNGSKTFITSGVRADFYTVAVRTGEPGFGGISLLLIEKDTPGFTVGRSLKKMGWWASDTAELFFDDCRVPVEHLIGAENMGFACIMGNFQSERLALALMANMTAQLALEESLNWARQREAFGKPIGKFQVLKHRLAEMATALEVSREFTYRQAAKMAAGKSVIKEISMAKNFATDTADRITHDAVQILGGMGYMRDSLVERLYRDNRILSIGGGTREVMNEIISKQMGL; encoded by the coding sequence ATGCCTGCCTTTCAGGAATACTTCGATCCCAGCCATGAATGTATCCGCGATAGCGTAAGACGCTTCGTCGAGCACGAAATATTGCCCGACATTGCGCAGTGGGAAGAGGCTGAGAGCTTTCCTCGCGAGCTCTACCGCAAGGCCGGCGCCGCCGGGATCCTTGGCATCGGTTACCCCGAAGCCCTGGGGGGCAGCCATGAAGGCGACCTGTTTGCCAAGGTCGCGGCCAGCGAGGAACTGATGCGCTGCGGATCGGGCGGACTGGTCGCCGGGCTGGGGTCGCTGGATATCGCTTTGCCACCGATCGTCAAATGGGCGCGTGCCCAGGTGCGTGAGCGCGTCGTGCCCCAAGTGCTGAGCGGCGAAAAAATCAGTGCCCTGGCGGTGACCGAACCCAGCGGCGGCTCCGACGTCGCCAACTTGAAGACCCGCGCTGTGCGCGACGGCGACCACTACCGGGTCAACGGCAGCAAAACCTTTATCACCAGCGGCGTGCGCGCGGATTTCTACACAGTCGCGGTGCGCACCGGCGAGCCCGGTTTTGGCGGCATCAGCCTGTTACTGATCGAGAAGGACACCCCCGGATTCACCGTCGGGCGCTCGCTGAAAAAAATGGGCTGGTGGGCTTCGGACACCGCTGAGCTGTTTTTTGACGATTGCCGGGTGCCGGTGGAGCACCTGATCGGCGCCGAGAACATGGGCTTTGCCTGCATCATGGGCAACTTCCAGAGTGAGCGCCTGGCCCTGGCCCTCATGGCTAACATGACCGCCCAACTCGCGCTGGAAGAGAGCCTGAATTGGGCGCGCCAGCGCGAAGCCTTCGGCAAACCGATCGGCAAGTTCCAGGTGCTCAAGCATCGCCTGGCGGAAATGGCCACGGCGCTGGAAGTCTCCCGCGAGTTCACCTATCGCCAGGCGGCGAAAATGGCCGCCGGCAAGAGTGTGATCAAGGAAATTTCCATGGCCAAGAACTTCGCCACCGACACCGCCGACCGCATCACCCACGACGCGGTGCAGATCCTCGGCGGAATGGGTTACATGCGTGACAGTCTGGTTGAACGTCTGTACCGCGATAACCGCATCCTGTCGATCGGCGGCGGCACGCGGGAGGTGATGAACGAGATCATCAGCAAGCAGATGGGGCTGTAG
- the fnr gene encoding fumarate/nitrate reduction transcriptional regulator Fnr, producing the protein MSEPVKLRAHSQAHCKDCSLAPLCLPLSLNLEDMDALDDIVKRGRPLKKGEFLFRQGDKFDSVFAVRSGALKTFSLSDTGEEQITGFHLPSELVGLSGMDTETHPVSAQALETTSVCEIPFERLDELALQLPQLRRQLMRVMSREIRDDQQMMLLLSKKTADERIATFLVNLSARFRARGFSANQFRLAMSRNEIGNYLGLAVETVSRVFTRFQQNELLAAEGKEVHILDPIQLCALAGGSVEG; encoded by the coding sequence ATGTCCGAGCCAGTTAAGCTGCGCGCTCACAGCCAGGCCCATTGCAAGGATTGCAGCCTGGCCCCCCTCTGCCTTCCGCTTTCGCTGAATCTGGAAGACATGGATGCGCTGGACGACATCGTTAAACGCGGTCGACCGCTGAAAAAAGGCGAATTTCTGTTTCGTCAGGGCGACAAGTTCGACTCAGTGTTTGCCGTACGCTCAGGTGCACTGAAGACCTTCAGCCTCAGCGACACTGGCGAGGAGCAAATCACTGGCTTCCATTTGCCGAGCGAGCTGGTCGGCCTGTCGGGGATGGACACCGAGACCCATCCGGTGTCGGCCCAGGCCCTGGAAACCACCTCCGTGTGCGAAATCCCCTTCGAGCGCCTCGACGAACTGGCCCTGCAACTGCCGCAATTGCGTCGTCAGTTGATGCGGGTGATGAGTCGGGAGATTCGCGACGATCAACAAATGATGCTGCTGCTGTCGAAGAAAACCGCTGACGAACGCATCGCCACATTCCTGGTCAACCTATCCGCGCGTTTCCGAGCCCGCGGCTTCTCGGCCAACCAGTTCCGCCTGGCCATGTCACGCAACGAAATCGGCAATTATCTGGGCCTGGCGGTGGAAACCGTGTCGCGCGTGTTTACCCGCTTCCAGCAGAACGAGCTGCTCGCCGCCGAAGGCAAGGAAGTGCATATCCTTGACCCGATCCAGCTGTGCGCACTGGCCGGCGGCTCCGTCGAAGGCTGA
- the hemN gene encoding oxygen-independent coproporphyrinogen III oxidase, with amino-acid sequence MLDTIRWDTDLIRRYDLAGPRYTSYPTAVQFHSQVGSFDLLHALRDSRKAQRPLSLYVHLPFCANICYYCACNKVITKDRGRALPYLQRLEQEIQLIACHLDPGQTVEQLHLGGGTPTFLSHDELRQLMAQLRKHFNLLEGDSGDYGIEIDPREADWSTMGLLRELGFNRVSIGLQDLDPAVQRAVNRLQSLDETRAVIDAARTLQFRSINIDLIYGLPKQTAENFARTVEEVISLQPDRLSVFNYAHLPERFMPQRRINNQDLPSPAEKLQMLQRTIEQLTAAGYRYIGMDHFALPDDDLAIAQEESTLQRNFQGYTTHGHCDLIGLGVSAISQIGDLYCQNSSDLTEYQNALASSQLGTSRGLICNQDDRIRREVIQQLICNFRLDFAHIEHRFNLDFRGYFAELWPQLMAMTDDGLISLDSQRIEVLPAGRLLVRSVCMVFDAYLEQQNRQRFSRVI; translated from the coding sequence ATGCTCGACACCATTCGTTGGGACACCGATCTGATCCGCCGCTACGACCTCGCGGGCCCCCGCTACACCTCCTACCCGACAGCGGTGCAATTCCACAGCCAGGTCGGCAGCTTCGACCTGTTGCACGCCCTGCGTGACAGCCGCAAGGCCCAGCGCCCGTTGTCGCTGTACGTGCACCTGCCGTTCTGCGCGAACATTTGCTATTACTGCGCCTGCAACAAAGTCATCACCAAGGACCGAGGCCGGGCCCTGCCCTACCTTCAACGCCTGGAGCAGGAGATCCAGTTGATCGCCTGCCACCTCGACCCCGGACAGACCGTCGAACAACTGCACCTCGGCGGTGGCACCCCGACTTTCCTCAGTCACGACGAACTGCGCCAACTGATGGCGCAACTGCGCAAACATTTCAATTTGCTGGAGGGCGACTCCGGGGACTACGGCATCGAGATCGACCCACGGGAAGCCGATTGGTCAACCATGGGGCTTTTACGCGAACTGGGCTTCAACCGGGTCAGCATCGGCCTGCAGGACCTCGACCCGGCCGTGCAACGTGCCGTCAATCGCCTGCAGAGCCTGGACGAAACCCGTGCCGTGATCGACGCCGCGCGCACCCTGCAGTTTCGCTCAATCAACATCGACCTGATCTACGGCCTGCCCAAACAGACCGCAGAGAATTTCGCCCGCACCGTCGAAGAAGTCATCAGCCTGCAGCCGGACCGGCTCTCGGTCTTCAACTACGCCCATCTCCCTGAGCGGTTCATGCCACAGCGGCGCATCAACAACCAGGACTTGCCCAGCCCTGCGGAAAAACTGCAGATGCTGCAGCGCACCATCGAACAATTGACCGCCGCCGGATACCGCTACATCGGCATGGACCACTTTGCCCTGCCCGATGACGACCTGGCCATTGCCCAGGAGGAGTCGACCCTGCAACGCAACTTTCAGGGCTACACCACCCATGGTCATTGCGACCTGATCGGCCTCGGCGTATCGGCCATCAGCCAGATCGGTGATCTGTACTGCCAGAACAGCAGTGACCTGACTGAATACCAAAACGCCTTGGCCAGCTCGCAACTGGGCACCAGCCGCGGCCTGATCTGCAATCAGGATGACCGGATTCGTCGTGAGGTCATTCAGCAACTCATCTGCAATTTCCGCCTCGACTTCGCTCATATCGAACACCGCTTCAATCTGGATTTTCGCGGCTACTTCGCAGAACTTTGGCCCCAATTGATGGCCATGACCGATGACGGCCTTATTTCGCTCGACAGTCAGCGCATTGAGGTATTGCCGGCGGGACGGCTGCTGGTGCGCTCGGTGTGCATGGTGTTTGACGCGTATTTGGAACAACAGAATCGCCAGCGCTTCTCGCGGGTAATTTGA
- a CDS encoding FixH family protein, with translation MPAANVTSPWYKHLWPWIIIGILACSVTLTLSMVTIAVNNPDNLVNDNYYEAGKGINRSLDRELLAQNLQLRANVHLDGMTGEVTLHLTGDSQPQTLELNLISPTQPEKDRKIILTRSETEQGRYVGQVNDKVEGRRFVELLGSQDDHIWRMFEEEQVSHDKDLLLGDEPLQGAEDLKR, from the coding sequence ATGCCTGCAGCAAACGTCACCAGCCCCTGGTACAAGCACCTCTGGCCATGGATCATCATCGGCATCCTGGCCTGCTCGGTGACACTGACCCTGTCGATGGTGACCATCGCGGTGAACAACCCGGACAACCTGGTCAACGACAACTACTACGAGGCCGGCAAAGGCATCAACCGCTCGCTCGACCGCGAGTTGCTGGCCCAGAACCTGCAATTGCGCGCCAACGTACACCTGGACGGCATGACGGGCGAAGTCACCCTGCACCTGACCGGCGACAGCCAGCCACAGACCCTGGAACTCAACCTGATCTCGCCGACCCAGCCAGAGAAGGACCGCAAGATCATCCTCACCCGCAGTGAAACCGAGCAAGGTCGCTACGTCGGCCAGGTCAACGACAAGGTTGAAGGCCGGCGTTTTGTCGAATTGCTGGGCAGCCAGGACGACCATATCTGGCGCATGTTCGAAGAAGAACAGGTCAGCCACGACAAGGACCTGCTGCTGGGCGATGAGCCGCTGCAAGGTGCTGAAGACCTGAAGCGGTAA
- a CDS encoding sulfite exporter TauE/SafE family protein, with translation MLELAPLLVSALILGLLGGGHCLGMCGGLMGALTLAIPKEQRSRRFRLLLAYNLGRVLSYATAGLLIGLAGWAMANSPAALFMRVLAGLLLIAMGLYLAGWWSGLTRIESLGRGLWRHIQPMANRLLPVSSLPRALLLGALWGWLPCGLVYSTLLWSASQGNALDSALLMLAFGLGTWPVLLATGLAAERVTALLRKRSVRTSGGLLVILFGLWTLPGPHQHWLMGH, from the coding sequence ATGCTTGAACTGGCGCCACTGCTGGTCTCGGCACTGATCCTCGGGCTGCTCGGTGGCGGCCATTGCCTGGGCATGTGCGGTGGCCTGATGGGCGCCCTGACCCTGGCGATTCCCAAGGAACAGCGCAGCCGGCGTTTTCGCCTGCTGCTGGCGTACAACCTGGGTCGAGTGCTCAGCTACGCCACTGCCGGCCTGCTGATTGGCCTGGCGGGCTGGGCAATGGCCAACAGTCCGGCGGCGCTGTTCATGCGAGTGCTGGCCGGCCTGCTGCTGATTGCCATGGGCCTGTACCTCGCGGGCTGGTGGAGCGGCTTGACCCGCATTGAAAGCCTCGGACGAGGTCTGTGGCGGCATATCCAGCCAATGGCCAACCGCCTGCTACCGGTTTCCAGCCTGCCTCGCGCCCTGCTGCTGGGCGCTCTGTGGGGCTGGCTGCCGTGCGGACTGGTCTACAGCACGCTGCTGTGGTCGGCCAGTCAGGGCAACGCCCTCGACAGCGCCTTGCTGATGCTCGCCTTCGGCCTCGGCACCTGGCCGGTATTGCTGGCCACCGGCCTCGCCGCCGAACGGGTCACGGCGCTGCTGCGCAAACGCAGCGTGCGCACGAGCGGCGGCCTACTGGTCATCCTGTTCGGCCTTTGGACCCTGCCTGGGCCGCACCAGCACTGGCTGATGGGGCACTAG